From Miscanthus floridulus cultivar M001 chromosome 15, ASM1932011v1, whole genome shotgun sequence, the proteins below share one genomic window:
- the LOC136507416 gene encoding probable GABA transporter 2, protein MEKSSVDAVRGRFSCQNMASQFTLRPAYVAACALMAAALPFFGDIVGVVGTVGFIPLDFVLPVVMYNVALVMPRCSPVYLANVAIMVVFIGVGIVGAVASVRKLVLDLDAGEFKLFSDNVVG, encoded by the coding sequence ATGGAGAAGAGCTCAGTGGACGCTGTGCGGGGCCGGTTCTCATGCCAGAACATGGCGTCCCAGTTCACGCTGCGCCCAGCGTACGTCGCGGCGTGCGCACTCATGGCTGCGGCGCTGCCCTTCTTCGGCGACATCGTCGGCGTGGTGGGCACCGTGGGATTCATCCCGCTCGACTTCGTCCTCCCCGTCGTCATGTACAACGTGGCGCTCGTGATGCCCAGGTGCTCGCCCGTGTACCTGGCCAACGTCGCCATCATGGTCGTCTTCATCGGCGTCGGCATCGTCGGCGCCGTAGCGTCCGTGCGGAAGCTCGTGCTCGATCTCGATGCTGGCGAGTTCAAGCTCTTCAGTGACAACGTTGTGGGCTGA